In one window of Lemur catta isolate mLemCat1 chromosome 25, mLemCat1.pri, whole genome shotgun sequence DNA:
- the EXOC8 gene encoding exocyst complex component 8, with translation MVMAMSDSGASRLRRQLESGGFEARLYVKQLSQQSDGDRDLQEHRQRIQALAEETAQNLKRNVYQNYRQFIETAREISYLESEMYQLSHLLTEQKSSLESIPLTLLPAAAAAAAGAAAAAGGEEGGGGAGGRDPLRGQTGFFPTPGGASRDSSGPGEEGKQRTLTTLLEKVEGCRDLLETPGQYLVYNGDLVEYEADHMAQLQRVHGFLMNDCLLVATWLPQRRGMYRYDALYPLDGLAVVNVKDNPPMKDMFKLLMFPESRIFQAENAKIKREWLEVLEETKRALSEKRRREQEEAAAPRGPPQVASKASNPFEDEEEEEPAVPEVEEERVDLSMEWIQELPEDLDVCIAQRDFEGAVDLLDKLNHYLEDKPSPPPVKELRAKVDERVRQLTEVLVFELSPDRSLRGGPKATRRAVSQLIRLGQCTKACELFLRNRAAAVHTAIRQLRIEGATLLYIHKLCHVFFTSLLETAREFEIDFAGTDSGCYSAFVVWARSAMGMFVDAFSKQVFDSKESLSTAAECVKVAKEHCQQLGDIGLDLTFIIHALLVKDIQGALHSYKEIIIEATKHRNSEEMWRRMNLMTPEALGKLKEEMKSCGVSNFEQYTGDDCWVNLSYTVVAFTKQTMGFLEEALKLYFPELHMVLLESLVEIILVAVQHVDYSLRCEQDPEKKAFIRQNASFLYETVLPVVEKRFEEGVGKPAKQLQDLRNASRLIRVNPESTTSVV, from the coding sequence ATGGTGATGGCGATGTCAGACAGTGGGGCGAGCCGCCTGCGGCGGCAGCTGGAGTCGGGCGGCTTCGAGGCGCGGCTGTACGTGAAGCAGCTCTCGCAGCAGTCGGACGGGGACCGGGACCTGCAGGAGCACCGGCAGCGCATCCAGGCGCTGGCGGAGGAGACGGCGCAGAACCTGAAGCGCAACGTCTACCAGAACTACCGGCAGTTCATAGAGACGGCCCGCGAGATCTCCTACCTGGAGAGCGAGATGTACCAGCTCAGCCATCTGCTGACGGAGCAGAAGAGCAGCCTGGAGAGCATCCCGCTTACCCTGctgcccgccgccgccgccgccgccgccggggccgccgccgccgccggaggggaggaggggggtggcGGTGCCGGCGGCCGAGACCCCCTCCGAGgccagactggcttctttcccacCCCTGGGGGCGCCTCCCGCGACAGTTCCGGTCCGGGCGAGGAGGGCAAGCAGCGCACTCTCACCACCCTGCTTGAGAAGGTGGAAGGCTGCAGGGACCTGCTGGAGACGCCGGGACAATACCTGGTGTACAACGGGGACCTGGTGGAGTACGAGGCGGACCACATGGCCCAGCTGCAGCGGGTGCACGGCTTTCTCATGAACGACTGTTTGTTGGTGGCTACCTGGCTGCCGCAGAGGCGGGGGATGTATCGCTACGACGCTCTCTATCCCCTCGACGGTTTGGCCGTAGTCAATGTCAAGGACAACCCGCCCATGAAGGACATGTTCAAACTGCTCATGTTCCCCGAGAGCCGAATTTTTCAGGCAGAAAATGCCAAAATCAAACGAGAGTGGCTGGAAGTGCTAGAGGAGACCAAGAGAGCCCTCAGTGAAAAAAGACgaagggagcaggaggaggcagcGGCCCCTCGAGGGCCGCCCCAAGTGGCTTCCAAGGCCAGTAACCCGtttgaggatgaggaagaagaagaacCAGCTGTTCCTGAGGTCGAGGAAGAGAGGGTGGACCTCTCAATGGAATGGATCCAAGAGTTACCTGAGGACCTGGACGTCTGTATTGCCCAGAGGGACTTTGAAGGGGCTGTTGACCTGCTGGATAAATTGAACCATTACCTGGAGGATAAGCCCAGTCCACCTCCTGTAAAAGAGCTTAGGGCCAAAGTGGATGAGCGTGTTCGACAGCTCACTGAGGTGCTAGTGTTCGAACTCTCCCCAGATCGTTCGCTGAGAGGTGGTCCCAAGGCTACTCGCAGGGCGGTTTCTCAACTAATCCGGCTCGGCCAGTGCACGAAAGCCTGTGAGTTGTTTTTGAGAAACAGGGCAGCCGCTGTGCATACTGCAATACGTCAGCTTCGCATTGAAGGTGCCACTTTACTGTATATTCATAAACTCTGCCATGTCTTCTTTACCAGCCTTCTTGAAACTGCAAGAGAATTCGAGATAGATTTTGCAGGCACTGACAGCGGCTGCTACTCTGCCTTTGTGGTCTGGGCGAGATCAGCCATGGGCATGTTCGTGGATGCTTTTAGCAAGCAGGTGTTTGACAGCAAGGAGAGCCTTTCTACAGCAGCCGAGTGCGTGAAAGTGGCTAAGGAGCACTGCCAGCAGCTGGGTGACATCGGGCTGGACCTCACCTTCATCATCCATGCCCTTCTGGTGAAAGACATCCAAGGGGCCTTGCACAGTTACAAAGAAATCATCATTGAAGCCACTAAACATCGCAACTCCGAAGAGATGTGGAGGAGGATGAACTTGATGACTCCGGAAGCGCTGGGTAAGCTCAAAGAAGAGATGAAAAGTTGCGGGGTAAGTAACTTTGAGCAGTACACAGGGGATGACTGCTGGGTGAACCTAAGTTACACAGTGGTTGCTTTCACCAAACAGACCATGGGCTTCTTGGAAGAGGCACTGAAGCTGTATTTCCCAGAGCTGCACATGGTACTGTTGGAGAGCCTGGTGGAAATCATTTTGGTTGCGGTTCAGCACGTGGATTATAGTCTTCGGTGTGAGCAGGATCCGGAGAAGAAGGCTTTTATTAGACAGAATGCATCCTTTCTATATGAAACAGTCCTCCCTGTGGTGGAGAAAAGGTTCGAAGAAGGTGTGGGGAAACCTGCAAAGCAACTCCAGGACCTGAGGAATGCGTCTAGACTTATCCGTGTGAATCCCGAAAGTACAACGTCAGTGGTCTGA
- the SPRTN gene encoding DNA-dependent metalloprotease SPRTN, which yields MDEDLVLALRLQEEWNLQVAERDGSQEPLSLVDASWELVDPTPDLQALFMQFNDQFFWGQLEAVEVKWSVRMTLCAGICSYEGQGGMCSIRLSEPLLKLRPRKDLVETLLHEMIHAYLFVTNNDKDREGHGPEFCKHMHRINRLTGANITVYHTFHDEVDEYRRHWWRCNGPCQHRQPYYGYVKRATNRAPSASDYWWAEHKKTCGGTYIKIKEPENYSKNRKGKTKPGKHPASAVENKDKPRRGEAQLLIPFSGKGYVLGETSNLPSSGKLISSNAINKTQDLLSQDHSANALRPNSKTEVKFEQNGSSKKTSHLVSPVLNTSCQNVLSNYFPRVSAANQKAFRSVNGSSPTTSLTAGDITKNSVSSSSQRRVTSSKISLRNSLKAMEATSVTASQEVSGSEDKFPNKRPRLEDKTVFDNFFIKKEQIQSDGNDPKCSSRPVTTTQNSTSSCSQSKMVNCPVCQNEVLESQINEHLDLCLESDNMEVKS from the exons ATGGACGAGGACCTGGTTTTGGCCCTGCGGCTTCAGGAGGAGTGGAACTTGCAGGTCGCGGAGCGCGATGGGTCCCAGGAGCCCCTGTCGCTGGTGGACGCGTCCTGGGAGTTGGTGGACCCCACCCCGGATTTGCAGGCCCTGTTTATGCAGTTTAACGACCAGTTCTTCTGGGGCCAGCTGGAGGCGGTGGAGGTGAAGTGGAGCGTGCGAATGACCCT GTGTGCCGGCATATGCAGCTATGAAGGGCAAGGCGGAATGTGTTCCATCCGTCTCAGTGAACCCCTTTTAAAGTTGAGACCGAGAAAGGATCTTGTAGAG aCCCTCTTGCATGAAATGATACATGCCTATTTGTTTGTCACTAATAATGATAAAGACCGGGAAGGGCATGGTCCAGAGTTTTGTAAACATATGCATCGCATCAACCGCCTGACTGGAGCCAATATTACG GTGTACCACACTTTCCACGACGAGGTGGACGAGTACCGGCGGCACTGGTGGCGCTGCAACGGGCCCTGCCAGCACAGGCAGCCGTATTACGGCTACGTCAAGCGCGCCACCAACAGGGCGCCCTCTGCTAGCGACTACTGGTGGGCTGAGCACAAGAAAACCTGCGGAGGCACCTATATAAAAATCAAGGAACCAGAGAACTACTCAAAAAACCGCAAAGGAAAGACAAAACCGGGAAAGCACCCAGCGTCAGCAGTAGAGAATAAAG ATAAACCCAGGAGAGGTGAGGCACAGCTGTTAATCCCTTTTAGTGGGAAAGGGTACGTTCTAGGAGAAACAAGTAATTTACCATCATCTGGGAAATTGATCAGCTCAAATGCCATTAATAAAACCCAAGATCTTTTAAGTCAAGACCATTCAGCAAATGCTCTAAGACCTAATTCTAAAACTGAGGTGAAATTTGAACAGAATGGTTCAAGTAAAAAAACCTCTCATCTAGTCTCCCCTGTTCTTAATACCAGTTGCCAAAATGTTTTAAGCAACTATTTTCCTAGAGTATCAGCTGCCAACCAAAAGGCTTTCAGAAGTGTGAATGGATCTTCTCCAACGACAAGCTTAACAGCTGGTGACATcactaaaaattcagtttcttccaGTTCTCAAAGAAGGGTCACATCTTCTAAGATATCCCTAAGAAATTCTTTAAAAGCAATGGAAGCAACATCTGTGACAGCCTCCCAGGAGGTGAGTGGGTCTGAAGATAAATTCCCAAATAAACGACCCAGGCTAGAAGACAAGActgtttttgacaatttttttatcAAGAAAGAGCAAATACAAAGTGATGGGAATGATCCAAAGTGTAGTTCACGTCCTGTAACCACAACTCAGAATTCCACTAGTTCATGTAGTCAGAGCAAAATGGTTAATTGCCCGGTTTGTCAGAATGAAGTTTTGGAATCTCAGATTAATGAGCACTTGGACCTGTGCCTTGAAAGTGATAACATGGAAGTCAAAAGCTGA